In Streptomyces hawaiiensis, one genomic interval encodes:
- the trxB gene encoding thioredoxin-disulfide reductase, translating into MSDVRNVIIIGSGPAGYTAALYTARASLKPLVFEGAVTAGGALMNTTDVENFPGFRDGIMGPDLMDNMRAQAERFGAELVPDDIVAVDLSGEIKTVTDTAGTVHRAKAVIVTTGSQHRKLGLPNEDALSGRGVSWCATCDGFFFKDQDIAVIGGGDTAMEEATFLSRFAKSVIVVHRRDTLRASKAMQERAFADPKISFVWDSEVAEIQGDPKLSGLKLRNLKTGELSDLPVTGLFIAIGHDPRTELFKGQLDLDEEGYLKVEAPSTRTNLTGVFAAGDVVDHTYRQAITAAGTGCSAALDAERYLAALADEEQSEPEKTAV; encoded by the coding sequence GTGAGCGACGTCCGTAACGTGATCATCATCGGCTCCGGGCCCGCCGGCTACACGGCGGCGCTCTATACCGCGCGAGCGTCGCTGAAGCCACTGGTGTTCGAGGGCGCCGTCACTGCGGGCGGTGCGCTCATGAACACCACCGACGTCGAGAACTTCCCGGGTTTCCGGGACGGCATTATGGGCCCGGACCTCATGGACAACATGCGCGCCCAGGCAGAGCGTTTCGGGGCAGAGCTCGTCCCGGACGACATCGTGGCCGTCGACCTGAGTGGTGAGATCAAGACCGTCACAGACACGGCCGGCACCGTCCACCGGGCCAAGGCCGTCATCGTCACCACAGGCTCGCAGCACCGCAAGCTCGGTCTGCCGAACGAGGACGCTCTCTCCGGCCGTGGCGTGTCCTGGTGCGCCACCTGTGACGGGTTCTTCTTCAAGGACCAGGACATCGCCGTGATCGGTGGTGGCGACACCGCGATGGAGGAGGCCACTTTCCTCTCGCGGTTCGCCAAGTCCGTGATCGTCGTCCACCGCCGTGACACCCTGCGTGCCTCCAAGGCCATGCAGGAGCGCGCGTTCGCCGACCCGAAGATCTCGTTCGTGTGGGACAGCGAGGTCGCCGAGATTCAGGGCGACCCGAAGCTCTCCGGCCTGAAGCTGCGCAACCTCAAGACCGGCGAGCTGTCGGACCTGCCGGTGACCGGACTGTTCATCGCCATCGGCCACGACCCGCGCACCGAGCTCTTCAAGGGCCAGCTCGACCTGGACGAGGAGGGCTACCTGAAGGTGGAGGCGCCGTCGACGCGCACGAACCTCACCGGTGTCTTCGCCGCCGGTGACGTCGTGGATCACACCTACCGTCAGGCGATCACCGCGGCCGGGACCGGCTGCTCCGCAGCTCTCGACGCCGAGCGCTACCTCGCCGCCCTGGCGGACGAGGAGCAGTCCGAGCCCGAGAAGACCGCTGTCTGA
- a CDS encoding anti-sigma factor family protein, translating into MTSTTDMAGHPDVVEISDFAEGLLPPARTTDLRGHLDECELCADVYASLEEIRGLLGTLPGPPRMPADVAGRIDAALAAEALLNATGPESAESPEPVDAPRSTSEDDSGAHVSRETSTPADRPAGRPRSSTTGPGRKGRTRSGRRRIAVLGTVFTVAALGLGSVLLSSLGDNKPPHDTAGGRQTTSADTFAEGKLQKQVTDLLSENKTKGGGSRTPFGAATAPGTNQPKVLKEAVVPGCVRDGIGRDDAALATENGTYQGKKAMLVLLPDASDATRVTAYIVDATCVDHAASTAAGEVLLERTYPSA; encoded by the coding sequence GTGACGTCGACGACAGACATGGCCGGGCACCCGGACGTCGTGGAGATCTCCGACTTCGCCGAGGGGCTCCTCCCACCAGCCCGGACCACCGACCTACGCGGCCACCTGGACGAGTGCGAGCTCTGCGCGGACGTCTACGCCTCCCTGGAGGAGATCCGCGGGCTGCTCGGCACGCTGCCGGGTCCGCCGCGCATGCCCGCCGATGTGGCGGGCCGTATCGATGCCGCACTCGCCGCCGAGGCCCTGCTCAACGCCACAGGCCCGGAGTCCGCGGAGAGTCCCGAGCCGGTGGACGCTCCCCGTTCCACGTCCGAGGACGACAGCGGAGCGCATGTTTCACGTGAAACATCGACGCCCGCTGACCGGCCTGCCGGCCGTCCCCGTTCCTCCACCACCGGTCCGGGCCGCAAGGGCCGCACGCGCAGCGGACGCCGCAGGATCGCCGTCCTGGGGACAGTCTTCACGGTGGCCGCCCTGGGGCTCGGCTCCGTCCTGCTGTCGTCGCTCGGCGACAACAAGCCGCCCCATGACACGGCGGGCGGACGGCAGACCACCTCCGCGGACACCTTCGCCGAGGGGAAGCTGCAGAAGCAGGTCACCGATCTCCTGTCCGAGAACAAGACCAAGGGCGGCGGCTCCCGCACTCCCTTCGGCGCAGCGACGGCCCCCGGCACCAACCAGCCCAAGGTCCTCAAGGAAGCCGTGGTGCCCGGCTGCGTCCGCGACGGCATCGGACGCGACGATGCGGCCCTGGCCACCGAGAACGGCACCTACCAAGGCAAGAAGGCCATGCTCGTGCTGCTTCCCGACGCTTCCGACGCCACTCGGGTCACCGCCTACATCGTCGACGCGACCTGTGTGGATCACGCGGCGTCCACTGCCGCCGGCGAGGTTCTCTTGGAGCGCACGTACCCGTCCGCCTGA
- a CDS encoding ParB/RepB/Spo0J family partition protein, with amino-acid sequence MSERRRGLGRGLGALIPAAPTEKSVAQAAAGNAASASPAAVPALPNDRGVAAAKLATLPTVSRETEEPAQPTAPAMPAAPVGAHFAEIPLDSITPNPRQPREVFDEDALSELITSIKEVGLLQPVVVRQVGPARYELIMGERRWRACREAGLEAIPAIVRATEDEKLLLDALLENLHRAQLNPLEEAAAYDQLLRDFNCTHDQLADRIGRSRPQVSNTLRLLKLSPAVQRRVAAGVLSAGHARALLSVDDSEEQDRLAHRIVAEGLSVRAVEEIVTLMGSRPQKAQKPKGPRAGARVSPALSDLATRLSDRFETRVKVDLGQKKGKITVEFASMEDLERILGSFAPGEGPVLQKSLLEGDSEENES; translated from the coding sequence GTGAGCGAGCGACGAAGGGGGCTGGGCCGTGGTCTCGGCGCACTGATCCCTGCCGCGCCGACGGAGAAGTCGGTGGCTCAGGCTGCGGCAGGGAACGCCGCTTCCGCATCCCCCGCGGCAGTACCTGCGCTGCCGAACGATCGTGGGGTGGCCGCGGCGAAGCTAGCGACTCTGCCGACTGTTTCACGTGAAACAGAGGAACCGGCACAGCCGACTGCTCCCGCCATGCCTGCGGCGCCCGTCGGTGCGCACTTCGCCGAGATTCCCCTCGACTCCATCACACCGAACCCTCGCCAGCCGCGTGAGGTATTCGACGAGGACGCGCTGTCCGAGCTCATCACCTCCATCAAGGAAGTGGGACTCCTCCAGCCGGTCGTCGTACGGCAAGTGGGTCCCGCCCGCTACGAACTCATCATGGGTGAGCGCCGCTGGCGGGCCTGCCGTGAGGCAGGGCTGGAGGCGATCCCGGCGATCGTGCGGGCCACCGAGGACGAGAAGCTCCTCCTGGACGCTCTGCTGGAGAACCTGCACCGCGCCCAGCTGAACCCGCTGGAAGAGGCAGCCGCCTACGACCAGTTGCTGAGGGACTTCAACTGCACGCATGACCAGCTGGCGGACCGCATCGGCCGATCCCGCCCGCAGGTATCCAACACTCTGCGTCTGTTGAAGCTCTCGCCGGCCGTGCAGCGCCGGGTCGCCGCCGGGGTGCTTTCCGCCGGCCACGCACGGGCACTGCTCTCCGTCGATGATTCGGAGGAGCAGGACCGGCTGGCCCACCGCATCGTGGCAGAAGGCCTCTCGGTGCGAGCCGTCGAGGAGATCGTGACCCTGATGGGGTCGCGTCCCCAGAAGGCTCAGAAGCCCAAGGGTCCGCGTGCCGGTGCCCGGGTCTCTCCCGCGCTGTCCGACCTCGCCACGCGGCTCTCCGACCGCTTCGAGACGCGCGTGAAGGTCGACCTGGGACAGAAGAAGGGCAAGATCACCGTCGAGTTCGCCTCGATGGAGGATCTTGAGCGGATCCTCGGTTCATTCGCTCCGGGCGAGGGGCCGGTTCTTCAGAAGAGTCTCCTGGAGGGCGACTCCGAGGAGAACGAGTCCTGA
- the trxA gene encoding thioredoxin, which produces MAGTLKNVTDDSFEQDVLKSDKPVLVDFWAAWCGPCRQIAPSLEAIASEYGDKIEIVKLNIDENPGTAAKYGVMSIPTLNVYQGGEVAKTIVGAKPKAAIVRDLEEFIAE; this is translated from the coding sequence GTGGCCGGCACCCTGAAGAATGTGACCGACGATTCGTTCGAGCAGGACGTCCTCAAGAGCGACAAGCCTGTTCTGGTGGACTTCTGGGCCGCCTGGTGCGGTCCGTGCCGCCAGATCGCGCCGTCCCTCGAGGCGATCGCCTCCGAGTACGGCGACAAGATCGAGATCGTCAAGCTGAACATCGACGAGAACCCGGGTACGGCCGCCAAGTACGGCGTCATGTCCATCCCGACCCTGAACGTCTACCAGGGTGGCGAGGTCGCCAAGACCATCGTGGGCGCGAAGCCGAAGGCCGCGATCGTTCGCGACCTCGAGGAGTTCATCGCCGAGTGA
- a CDS encoding GNAT family N-acetyltransferase, whose amino-acid sequence MGRRLVPLTLDNLQDLPKRCRSCVFWELDPVSGEAAVKAGTSAPEKEAWISAVLLDWGSCGRVVYVDDVPVGFVLYAPPAYVPRSTAFPTSPVSPDAVQLITAFIVPGYQGQGLGRVMVQTVAKDLLRRGFKAIEAFGDARWKEPACVLPADHLLAVGFKTVRQHPTQPRLRLELRSTLSWKEDVEMALDRLLGAVQKEPALRPL is encoded by the coding sequence ATGGGCCGCCGGCTCGTACCGCTCACCCTGGACAACCTCCAGGACCTACCCAAGCGTTGTCGCTCGTGTGTCTTCTGGGAACTCGACCCAGTCAGCGGTGAGGCCGCGGTAAAGGCGGGCACTTCGGCTCCGGAGAAGGAAGCCTGGATCTCAGCGGTTCTGCTGGACTGGGGATCTTGCGGGCGAGTCGTGTACGTAGACGACGTGCCGGTGGGTTTCGTGCTCTACGCCCCACCCGCGTATGTCCCCCGCTCCACGGCGTTTCCCACGAGCCCGGTCTCGCCTGACGCCGTGCAGCTGATCACCGCGTTCATCGTGCCGGGCTACCAGGGGCAGGGACTGGGCCGCGTGATGGTTCAGACGGTCGCCAAGGATCTGCTGCGGCGCGGGTTCAAGGCGATCGAGGCCTTCGGAGACGCGCGCTGGAAGGAACCCGCCTGTGTGCTGCCCGCCGACCATCTTCTGGCGGTCGGCTTCAAGACGGTCCGCCAGCACCCCACCCAGCCCCGGCTGAGGCTGGAACTGAGGTCGACGCTCTCCTGGAAGGAAGACGTCGAGATGGCGCTGGACCGGCTTCTGGGAGCTGTCCAGAAGGAGCCGGCTCTGCGACCTCTGTAG